In Cicer arietinum cultivar CDC Frontier isolate Library 1 chromosome 7, Cicar.CDCFrontier_v2.0, whole genome shotgun sequence, the genomic window CTCTTTTCAGCGATATGACACTCAGAAAGAAGCTCCCATGTAGTTGCATTCGGGCATCCACCACCCTTAGTCATATGCTCAAAGAAACTCAAAACTTTATCGAATTTTCCCTTCTTAAGATACCAACATATGAGAAGGTTTCCTATTCTAGAATCATCAGACGGCCTTACAGAGACCCATTCTTCATAAAGCTTTCCTGCACCCTCAATATCGTCCATTCTGACTAGAGAAGAGATAGCAGCATGGTATCCCAAGTTTGGTATACTCGGAAACATTGATTTATAGGTATTCCACACACGATAAACTTCGTCCTTGTTTCCAACACTTCCATACAAACTAAGGAGATAATGAAAAGGTACTCTATCTCGACCTAATATTCTACCCTCAACTTTTTTTAAGCACTCTTCGGCTTTGTCAAACAATTCCATCTTAATGTACATTGCAGCCATTGTACTAAATGTGCTCCAGTTAGGCATAATGGTAGGATCCTTTGACATTTGTTCAAATACTTGTTCCATCTTTTCTATTGATCCTTGAGATCCACAAGAAGATAACCAgatattatatgtatatatatctaGCTGAATGCACTTTTCTTTCATTTCTGAAACCAACATATCAACTTTATCATATTCCTGAAGGTTCATGTACAGAGTCATCATTAAATTAAACGGTAGTGAATGGATTAAGTACCTTTTACTCCTCATTACGTCGAGTAAAGATTCTGCCTTCTCTCTCGATCTAGAATGAACATATGCATTCAAGAGGGCACCATATGTCCTCTTGTCTTTTAAATCATTGACTAGGTTCAAAAAAAATCCTTCTGCACTAGAAACTCCATGAACTCTTGCAATTAGATCTAACTGAATTGCAGCATCACTTGCAGATATTCTAAACCTCTCTGGTCTATTGTTTATCCAATCATATATCTGCAACATTTGATCATTAATCATTACTTTCATAAGCTCCTATATTACAACAGTTAAATACTAAATTATAAGACtcataaaaaagtaaaaaactcTGCCAACTATTCTTACTATTTGATTTCACCTATTCACACACACtaaaaaagacaatgttcttaaactccaaaattatcaataatcaaattgcaatactatatataaaaaatactccACCACAAACATCATGAATAATTCCATTCATATGCTAATAGAAGCTGTTTAACACAATTTGAGTAGATTGTTTATAGTGAATTAGTTGAAAATTGAAGTGAAATAATTTACCTGAAGGGCTCTGTCATGTTTTCTGTACTTTCTCAATTCTTTAACAACTCTACAAAGTTCCCATTTAGTGAGAGTTTTGCCTTCATTCTCCCACTGATTCAAAACAGAAGCAGAACCAAATTCAGGATTATCCATCAAAGAAATCCTCTTGTATAGAACATTCCACTTCACAGTGGGTCTGCGCTCGTAATCAACGGTACCATAATTGTGAATCTTTGAAATGGAACAAGTCACAGAGACTCCTCCTTTGTAACTGTAACACACACTCACCCTTTTTGTGGGAACAAGTGATGCGTGAGATTGAGAATACCAAAGGGAAgatgaaagagaaagagaacCGTTTTGGTTTTGCAATGAAGATTGAAGAGGCGGCGTTGTCATCATCTTCCTTTTCTCAACAACAACTACTTAGAAATGGAAATGGGTATAAA contains:
- the LOC101507177 gene encoding pentatricopeptide repeat-containing protein At1g02150-like, whose amino-acid sequence is MMTTPPLQSSLQNQNGSLSLSSSLWYSQSHASLVPTKRVSVCYSYKGGVSVTCSISKIHNYGTVDYERRPTVKWNVLYKRISLMDNPEFGSASVLNQWENEGKTLTKWELCRVVKELRKYRKHDRALQIYDWINNRPERFRISASDAAIQLDLIARVHGVSSAEGFFLNLVNDLKDKRTYGALLNAYVHSRSREKAESLLDVMRSKRYLIHSLPFNLMMTLYMNLQEYDKVDMLVSEMKEKCIQLDIYTYNIWLSSCGSQGSIEKMEQVFEQMSKDPTIMPNWSTFSTMAAMYIKMELFDKAEECLKKVEGRILGRDRVPFHYLLSLYGSVGNKDEVYRVWNTYKSMFPSIPNLGYHAAISSLVRMDDIEGAGKLYEEWVSVRPSDDSRIGNLLICWYLKKGKFDKVLSFFEHMTKGGGCPNATTWELLSECHIAEKRVSDALSCLKKAFMTSGSKSWKPKPIKLLAFFKLCRDQDNMESAEVLIELLKKSGYDKDEAFASLIGEDELSNRMETVDRTDDIVDNENMDDDDSHVLFNQVESNF